A region of Panicum virgatum strain AP13 chromosome 8N, P.virgatum_v5, whole genome shotgun sequence DNA encodes the following proteins:
- the LOC120686142 gene encoding uncharacterized protein LOC120686142: MTAEPTEDWLEPSPFESDDKGSSSDQSNSYEDEVSITPPPEKKRRTKEEKEEQKDPTYALQVDDSSTSSRNSGTPPRKQADRVPVVPLCLEFFEEVGEQEGHGSGPTPSTTAKTESAISGKKRGQHGRHKVHKKVHAIHRIGPHGEPLEPESVIGPFSNQCSCIVREHVPITYSDWRKVPDDLKGAVWGEVKRRFKYPEDQFDEDVCKRHALFIAGKALRNLRSTLNKKYVHKGKTPYADYNFIKRHVWEEIVEKMTTDKSKAKSKKFFDQAKMNELPHHLGPTGYVAKRKKWRQEESEAAASGQENPLLGIDKRGRDYFNARRPKRLKEGRTKYNEPKTEAAEKALIAVYAAKERGDFKPHREHDLLTEALGNPEHRGRIRGVSSRMSWKNVDSWKSDAVSYHPRQRYKEGLIQQGRDEAMKEMTMGTIQETFTSTDPKNIYEHRPQDCGAKDLDVSRGWRADTTRSSADVAGYLIMPKVPS, from the exons ATGACTGCCGAGCCTACTGAAGACTGGCTTGAGCCGAGTCCTTTTGAGAGTGATGACAAAGGCTCGTCATCAGACCAGAGCAACTCATACGAGGATGAGGTTTCAATCACACCACCTCCGGAGAAGAAACGCCGTACGaaggaagaaaaggaggaaCAAAAAGATCCGACCTATGCTCTGCAGGTTGATGATTCTTCAACTTCATCACGAAATTCTGGCACCCCACCACGGAAACAAGCAGACCGC GTGCCGGTGGTACCTTTGTGTTTGGAGTTCTTTGAGGAGGTGGGAGAACAGGAGGGGCATGGATCCGGTCCCACCCCGAGCACAACAGCTAAAACGGAATCTGCCATTAGTGGCAAGAAGAGGGGGCAACATGGGAGGCACAAGGTTCACAAAAAGGTGCATGCCATACACAGGATAGGGCCACATGGAGAGCCCTTGGAGCCAGAAAGTGTCATCGGCCCGTTTAGCAACCAGTGCTCCTGTATAGTCAGGGAGCACGTGCCGATCACTTATTCGGATTGGAGGAAAGTGCCGGATGACCTGAAGGGTGCCGTGTGGGGAGAGGTGAAGAGGCGGTTCAAGTACCCAGAGGACCAGTTTGATGAAGATGTGTGCAAGCGCCATGCTTTGTTTATTGCAGGCAAAGCGCTTCGCAACTTGAGGTCAACCCTCAATAAGAAATATGTGCATAAAGGCAAAACACCCTATGCAGACTACAACTTCATCAAGCGCCACGTCTGGGAAGAGATTGTTGAAAAGATGACGACCGACAAATCAAAGGCCAAGAGTAAGAAGTTCTTCGACCAAGCAAAGATGAATGAGCTACCCCATCACCTGGGCCCGACTGGGTACGTTGCTAAGAGGAAGAAGTGGCGGCAGGAGGAAAGTGAGGCAGCTGCATCCGGCCAGGAGAATCCATTGCTAGGCATCGACAAGAGGGGACGTGACTACTTCAATGCTCGTCGGCCGAAGAGGCTAAAGGAGGGCAGGACCAAGTACAACGAGCCAAAGACAGAGGCGGCAGAGAAGGCTTTGATCGCGGTCTATGCCGCCAAGGAACGCGGGGACTTCAAACCTCATAGGGAGCATGACTTGCTGACGGAGGCCCTGGGAAACCCCGAGCACCGCGGCCGCATTCGAGGCGTATCCTCGAGGATGAGCTGGAAGAATGTGGACTCATGGAAATCTGATGCTGTGTCTTATCACCCAAGGCAAAGATATAAGGAAGGGCTCATCCAGCAGGGCAGAGACGAGGCAATGAAAGAAATGACCATGGGGACAATACAAGAGACATTTACGAGCACAGACCCCAAGAACATTTACGAGCACAGACCCCAAGATTGTGGAGCTAAGGATTTAGATGTTTCGCGAGGCTGGCGTGCTGACACAACAAGATCAAGCGCAGATGTCGCCGGGTACCTCATAATGCCAAAGGTACCCAGCTGA